The Pristiophorus japonicus isolate sPriJap1 chromosome 13, sPriJap1.hap1, whole genome shotgun sequence genome contains the following window.
AAGCAAAAAATTACAAAGTGATATTAGtagattaagtgaataggcaaaactgtggcaaattgatttcaatgtaggcaaatgtgagatcatccactttggtactataaaggatagaacaggatactttcttaatggtgaaaagctaaaaacagtggaggtccaaagagacttggggatccaggtacatagattattaaaatgtcatggacaggtacagaaaataatcaaaaggctaatggaatgctggcctttatatctggaagactagaatacaagggggcagaagttatgctgcagctatgcaaagccctggttagaccacacctggagcactgtgagcagttctgggaaccTCACCTAAGggaggatatgttggccttggagggagtgcagcgtgggtttaccagaatgatacccagactccaaaggttaaattatgaggaatgACGACGCAAACTAGGATTGTAGTCCCTGGAATTtacaaggttaaggggtgatttgattgaagttttcaagatttaTTTTCAAGACATATAAGTGCAACTATTTTACACAGTTGCTTATTGCAAAGAAAAATAATTTACTCTTTTAAAGACAAAAATACCTATATTTTCCTGCAGACAATCTCTAAGGGACAGTGCGCATGAGGCAGTATTTTGTCATGTGCACTTTCCCCCACAACAtacaaaacaaacattaaaaaTTGACAGTTAAGCAAGATTACATCGGATTGCTCTGGTAGTAATTAATTCCCAATCAGTGGGCAGGAACTTAACCGTGGCTTAAtgccagcactctcacctctgagtcagaaggtcatgggttcaagccccacatcaagacttgaacacataatctaggctgacacatcagtactgagagagtgctgcaagtgctgtcttttggatgaaaagttaaaccgaggccccatctgccctctcaggtggatgcaaaagatcccatggcacattttgaagaagaacaggggagttgtctTGGctatcatttatccctcaaccaacatcacagaaacagattatctggtaattactgTTCGTGGAACCTTGCTGTCttaaaaattggctgccacatttcctacattacaacagtgattacatttcagaaATTATTACATTGGCTGTGAGTTGAGACATATTGAAGTcatgagaggcactatataaatgcgagttctttctttcttaaatccTAGCATGGCACATTATTTAAACTTGCTCAGTACAGGAGGAAATTGATGCCAAatgaaaatactgtggatgctaaaaatctgaaataaaagcagaaaatgctggatatatttagcaggtcaggcagcatttgtggagagaaatacagaattaatgtttcatgtcaatgacctttcgtcagaactgggaaggatttgagatgtaacaggttttaagcaagtacagagggagggaaagtggggggggggggacaaaatggaaggtctgtgatagacagGAGAGGTTCAATGGCAAAAGGGATaatggtgtgaggcaaaaggaaatggtaataggacaagcaaagaaacaaaagatggatcttgcctctgcctctgtacttgcttaaaacctgttacatctctaaatttttccagttctgactgtTCTAATCatcaatctgaaatgttaactctgttggtccctccacagatgctgtctgacctgctgaatatttccaacattttccgtTTTTACTTATTATCTGAGATTGATGACATTTGGCTCACTATTGAATTATATCTCTGACTGCTGATCAAAGATCACCAGTGGCTGGAGGGTTAACTAAAACTATCAATAGGCTGAAAGCTGTAATCTGGGGCTCAGTAATCTACAGTGAGAGGGAACAACATCTTTACAgatggaaaagaaagaaagaaagaaagaaagaaagaaagaaagaaagaaagaaagaaagaaagaaagaaagaaagaaagaaagaaagaaagatcactgctgaaatgtaggaaacgcggcaaccaatttgcgcacagcaagctcccacaaacagcaatgtgataatgaccagataatctgttctttttttattatgttgattgagggataaatattggccgggataccagggataactcccctgctcttcttcaaaatagtgctatgggatcttttacgtccacctgagagggcagacggagcctcggtttaacgtttcatccgaaagacgacacctccgacagtgcagcgctccctcagcactgcactggagtgtcagcctggagtggaacttgaacccacatcatcataggcagtccctcaaaatcgaggaagacttgcttccactccaaaagtgagttctctagtaactgtacagtctaatatgggaattacaatctctgtcacaggtgggacagacagtcgttgaacatcatttgtttttaaatttatttttactAACCTTTTGAGGATCACAATATAGTTCAACAACAAAGTCAAAACCAAAAGGATCTTTTATATTCTTAATACATTACGAATTAAACAGACGTCTTTATTTCTGTGTATTTCTCAAAATGTAGCAATGATCACTTGAAACTTATAGAAAGTGTTTGAGGAAGGGCCCCAATAGTGCTGTGCATTGGTGCCAGGAAATGATTTAACCCACACATCAAGGTGATCTCAGCTAGCTTGTCAAAAATCCTCAAAAATGAGGATGAAGTACTTCCCCAAAGGAAAGGAAAGTTAAAGAACCAGACAATGAATGGTTGACCAGGAGacctacaggggagggggagatctTTAAAGATTTAAAGACCATCCTTTTGACTTCTTACATGAAAAAAATAGATATAAATTCTTCAAAAGTCCTTCAGTAACCAAAGAGTTAATCGATAGATTTTCAGCCTTGTTGTCATTATAATAGTGTCGGATCATACCTATAAAATCTACAAAATTAAGGTATTAATCACCAATAGCTTTTTATTTCTTCCTTTCTTAAACAATAGGAATAAGCTTTGCAGAAGGACCTTTGAAAAGGATGGTGGACCACCTGATGAACTCAGAGATCAATACGCAACGAATTGTCGCAGTCGAAAATTGCTTTCGAGCAACTGGTCAACCGTTGGCCCTGCATGGACGAGTACTGGTCGGTGAAGGATTATTGACAAAAGTCTGTCGCAAAAAGTCAAAGCCCCGAATGTTTTTTCTGTTTAATGACATCCTGGTGTATGGAAGTATTATCATCCACAAGAAGAAGTACTCCAGCCAACAGATAATACCACTGGAGGACGTCACTGTTGAAGaccttgctgatgatgacagcctgAAAAATCAGTGGTTGATAAAAACCTCACGAAAATCATTCATAGTGTGTGCTGCAACCCCCCTTGAGAAAGAAGACTGGATGAAGCACATTAACAACTGTGTCAAACAATTGCTGGAAAAGACAGGAATGACACCATCGACTGAACATGCAGCCCCCTGGATACCAGACAAGATGACTGAAATCTGCATGCGGTGCACTCAAAGAAAGTTCAATGCTGTAATCCGCAGACATCACTGCCGGAAATGTGGCTTTGTTGTGTGTCATTCTTGTTCAAAGCACAAATTTCTCATGCCCAAGCTGTCCTCCAAGCCTTTAAGGGTTTGTTCACTATGTTACAATCAACTGGTGGAAGAGAAGAACAGCGAATCAACATCAGAAAGAAAATCAGATGAGGTCACTGGTCTGAATACAGCTTCTAGCAACGATGAAGATAGTGACAAATCCAGTGACGAGGAGAAACAAGAGCAATGGCTGGGACCGGATCAGTTCTATTCAGCAGATCTTTCTTGGTCCTCTTTCCACGCTTAGTCATATACGCAGACAACGAACTCAACCACAACACCATCAAGGAAAAATAAATAACAACAATAACTCAACAGCTTTCTTCCAAGCAATTTTCCAGAAAAATATGTATCACTTAAAATGATAATTTCATTTTATACTATCCTGAATAAAACCTTTCTTGTGCTTCAGACAATGGTGTATGTTATTCTTTGCTGTTGGAATTCTGTACACACCAGAGATTTGATTGATTTGACAAACTATGAGGCAAATTATGTAATTCAcatttgggggccaaaattgcccaccgctggaaacggggcagACCTACCGTGTTTCGTCTGTTTTTACCGGCGAGGTTGATGtgctggcctcttgagcgaaattccgctctttgactttttttttccagcagaccggaagtcagtcataatgggggcggatgtgcagTGATGAGTGGAAGTtcacacactagaggggcggaaattagggggcgggcggagtgtccgccgctatcagtcatcagcatagtgctgatgacgtcatcatggtgccgtgtcaccacgtctctccccttaaaggggagatcgGTACAATtcttaaagttcggtccactgggccaccagagagggtttcggccgggtcagcggcccaagagggggggtggggcgggggggaccaGGCTGccggttggcggcccggccaaacctgggggcataattggcggcctgacatggcagtcagccAAGAAAAAAGATGGCGGCTATGTCCTCCCCTTTGATGTCAGCCACACCGCCATTCTGAgcacactccaagcacagtgcaccagcAGAAACAACTGCTGGTGGTACCAAGATTTTttcggcggaatttcgccatcgggcGGGGTGGAACATCGGCGATGCGCTTtcttatgacgcacttaggatggattggcagcagcagagcggtagtgAGGGGAGCGGGTCACCGACGGGATACCACAGgtgcagaattttcaaaatggcagcctttTCATGAAAAATCGATTTCCagtggtaacgggccttaagggagggggcaatttcggcccctttaagtCTATAAGTTGCTGTTTTGAAAAATTTAAGTACTACAAACTCTGTAGATAAATGTCCCGCTGCATACAATCCTGAATGGTACAATCGAGGGATGTAATTGGTTTAATTCCGGATCCATGGTGAGTTAGCTGGTCCCAGCTGTGGGGATGGTAGAGGTGTTATGATTGGATTCCGCACCTCAGCAATAGGGAGGTGAAAATCAACAAAGGTTTTCACTCCTGATCAAGTGAGGATGGAACTGAACTTGGGTCTGATGGCAGTCATGGTCAGatactcactctctgtgctcatacATGAATAATGGTCGCTCAACTGAGGCACTCCTGGGCTGCCAAACTTTCCCCCAGCTTTAGTCATCCATCTAAGAagaggaaaggaaagaaagaagaaaaatgagTAAATAATATAAAGAGTGCATCTATCGCTGCCAACAAAAGACTTAAAACTTTTCAGCAATTCTATAATTTGGGCTGTGGAAAACTTGGTATAAATTTTGTAATACCATTTGTATTTTATGTGCTAAGATGGTAAATTACATTTATATTATGCTTGTGTGATTTCTGAATAAGTGGATTTGTACATCTACAATTAGAATATAAAaattattatcatcataggcagttgctcggaatcgaggaagacttgcttccactcctagggcccaagtttccacacgataaaaaatgggcgcccctccgagctgggcgcccgtttttcgcgccttgaacgcgccggaaaaaaaactcgcaattctggagcgttctgcagctccttgtctgcctggcgcagcgcccaaAGGGGCAGAGTCTACActtgtgccgattttgtaagtgggaggggacgggtactatttaaattagtttttttcctgccggcaacgctgcgcgtgcgcgttggagcgttcgcgcacgcgcagtgtgaaggaaacattggcactcagccatttttgtagttctttgtagctgtttaatatttgaacattttttaataaaagcacattgccatcagcacatcagcacttgcagccttctcactgtctccttccccccccccccgcgggaaagaacgggcgcctcctcccccccctccgcgggaagaacgggtgcatcctcccccccccgcgggaagaacgggcgcctcctccacccCACCGCTGGAAGCACGggcacctcaggctgactgcagcattctccgtgcctgaagcactttcacacaggtaggaagatggtctatttaatcttttctttgcttataaatgtttattcaggttggatttatttgtataatatttgtagaagtataaataaggatttattgtagaatttaatgacttcccttcccccccccctctccccccgcctcgttctggacgcctaatttgtaatctgcgcctgattttttaatgtgtagaacaggttttttcagttctacaaaaatcttcacttgctccattctaagttagtttggagtacgttttcactgtggaaactttgaaatcaggcgtcagtggccggacacgcccccttttgaagaaaaaattttgttccaaagtagaactgttctacctgactagaactgcagaaaaaaaaatgtggagaattgcgatttctaagatagtccgttctccaccagttgctcctaaaaatcaggcgcatatcatgtggaaacttgggcccctaaagtgagttctttggtggctgaacagtccaatatgagagccacagactctgttacatgtgggacagatagttgttgagggaaggggtgggtaggactggttcaccgcatgctctttccgctgcctgcgcttgatttctgcatgctctcggcgttaagactcgaagtgctcagcgccctctcagatgcactttcttcacttcgggcagccttgggccagggactcccaggagtcggtggggctgttgcactttatcagagaggcttggagggtgtccttgtagcatttccgctgcctatctttggctcgtttgccatggaggagctccgagtagaacacttgctttgggagtctcgtgtctggcatgcggactatgtggcctgcccagcggagctgatcgagtgtggccagtgcttcaatgctggggattttagcttgaatgaggacgctgatgttggtgcgcctgtcctcccagaggatttgtaggatcttgcggagacatcgttggtgatatttctccagcaacttgaggtgtctaatgtacatggtccatgtttctgagccacacaggagggcgggtattactacagccctgtcgaccatgagcttggtggcagtttggagggcctggtcttcaaacactcttttcctcaggtgactgaagactgcactggcgcactggaggcagtgttgaatctcgtcctcgatgcctgctcttgttgataggaggctcccgagatatgggaagtgatccacggtgtccaggtccgcgctgtggatcttgatgactggggggcagtgctgtgtgttgaggacaggctgctggaggacctttgtcttatggatgtttagcgtaaggcccatgctttcgtacgcctcagtaaatacgtcgactatgtcctggagtgtggcctctgtatgtgcacagacgcaggcgttgtccaggtactgtagttcgacgacaaaggttggggtggtcttggatctggcctggagacggcgaaggttgaacaggttcccactggttctgtagtttagttccactccagcgtggagcttgttgactgtgaggttgaGCAACTGTTTCAAATCACCcagaattattttaaaaatctattggCTCAGCTAAAATTATAAACAAATGCAACATGCAATTAGATTTCTGATTTTAATCAGGCTGGGGGTGATGGATGCATTAAAACTGCAATGTAAAATGGGCCAGATACAAGGGGGCGATTTTAGTCTCACATTGGGAAACCGGTGGAAGGTGGGTGGGGTGACAGCAGCCTGCAGGAATTGGTGAGGGTCCCAGCCCAATTTGTGCAAAAAGTACTATTTTACAAGTATTTTAATAGCAATAGACCTTTTAGATTCAAAGTTGTTATTGTCAGTAGTTTGTGTGACCTACATCAGGAGACATTTCTTCTTCTGTAGTTATCTGATGTTTATGGGATCATAACTTGGAACCATACGGGAATTGTGAGGAGGCTGCTTGCCTTGAGGAAACTTTGAAATGTAATTCCCATAATATAATGAGTGATTTAATGTATATAAGGCAGACACAAAAGCATAGAATATTAGAATGCTTTCGAGGTAGAACTGGAATGCTCAAGTGTTATAACGAGGCCATTCGAGATCAACCAACTTGAAATCTTGTAGATGTTAGCAGGTTGtatatggaatacaatgtcggaaaatgtgaggtcatccactttgggaaaaaaaacagtaaaaggaaatattatttgaatggggagaaattacaacatgctgcggtgcagagggatctgggggtccttgtgcatgaatcccaaaaagttagtttgcaggtgcagcaggtaatcaggaaggcgaatggaatgttggccttcattgcgagagggatggagtacaaaagcagggaggtcctgctgcaactgtacagggtattggtgaggacgcacctggagtactgcgtgcagttttggtcaccttacttaaggaaggatatactagcttttgagggggtacagagacgattcactaggctgattccggagatgagggggttaccttatgatgatagattgagtagattgggtctttgctcgttggagttcagaaggatgaggggtgatcttatagaaatatttaaaataatgaaagggatagataagatagaggcagagaggttgtttccactggtcgggagactagaactagggggcacagcctcgaaatacggggaagtcaatttaaaaccgagttgagaaggaatttcttctcccagagggttgtgaatctgtggaattctctgcccaaggaagcagttgaggctagctcattgaatgtattcaaatcacagatagatagatttttaaccaataagggaa
Protein-coding sequences here:
- the plekhf1 gene encoding pleckstrin homology domain-containing family F member 1, encoding MVDHLMNSEINTQRIVAVENCFRATGQPLALHGRVLVGEGLLTKVCRKKSKPRMFFLFNDILVYGSIIIHKKKYSSQQIIPLEDVTVEDLADDDSLKNQWLIKTSRKSFIVCAATPLEKEDWMKHINNCVKQLLEKTGMTPSTEHAAPWIPDKMTEICMRCTQRKFNAVIRRHHCRKCGFVVCHSCSKHKFLMPKLSSKPLRVCSLCYNQLVEEKNSESTSERKSDEVTGLNTASSNDEDSDKSSDEEKQEQWLGPDQFYSADLSWSSFHA